The Caenorhabditis elegans chromosome II genome has a segment encoding these proteins:
- the npp-21 gene encoding TPR_MLP1_2 domain-containing protein (Confirmed by transcript evidence) — protein MDVDAPLQAPEQPVADADDEEANWEMEKAEMKRIEFNQNRELTDMRERVEDVSRSNSRMLEELTRHAAEIKEHINRQRVLESTRNELTDKNLELETVVSRLKIEKEERDAAVVNATKLAQTAQVETFALKDEIKKLTNEQASLRHSKEALEKEIQGIQFERQKYATERSLHAESKTWLMQEVSERDNKVSSLRLELSNKDIQGANERLQYVQQINLLNSQVENLNEKLDMLKFTNADLIKRMENTELSKVSEIANLEEEIRCQTELQRVMKSSMEESKNAADLFKDQLEAQENVLVEVRKVLQEHQDEMERENLAHADAIKHRDEELAQTRAELVKVTEMMKSMSDVKLNVSEEELSELAPAAAETVRYLRGGQSLSSLVLEHARVRGKLTEVEEDNVNLRNTLEELLETIDQNKPQMISQKMVTDELFDKNNRFEKQLDLAESERRQLLSQRDTAQRDLAYVRAELEKYQRDYEFVSKRNAELLYAVERQSRMQDPNWSEQADEQLFQNIVQLQRRNVELESDIENAKASAAQAAINAQSEEMAQLRADLAVTKKSEAELKTKVEQTKAAFDSLKERTEHFKELVRDSVTAAEARTARLRAEEAIAAKVVADATIERLRTQAEDYKADHLRREQDLEQRIRNTEANIASVTETNIKLNAMLDAQKTNTASMDQEFKSALKEKENIFEELKKVTAVNAENEQRLVDLGRQTLEAVEQAGSLRVRVRSLEDELQSARTEINSLQFTANGQRNILEKEEQVRMSVVEMANFLSRVEAERLTHANTQLDVLRLERDSLKASTTRLSDQLTHTKNESKLVQQRLEKELEIARQRLSEKETQVTRDEMELADLRSKLASMHSQYTGSDASGMTPDRLKREYMQLKTRTQFLESELDDAKRKLLESETTQKRMDAEHAISASHNTVLEENLKQSEQMGVMEKERLVAKAKCFEDRSKQLAESLEQNQKKLDELRSKNDEQLFAHERETNELRRQLQVASLNLDGVRRELEVVNNNLISMQNEATRNSSALEQHTTIVRQFEDRITEIESANLRLQTELNNKCAALVAESTAKREADQMIEHAERLLQKKTEELNSIEEENRQKQAEYDEKLAQLSLQYESLSANLTNQNTTMEVKVNTDGSSSTVENLQSLLQFVRQSKDEATSRAMTAEVEMRRLRAETAEYERGRNELLRKIRDLETEKIATTAALVEKASLMEKIQALTDVHNINAKLTEEKTKLQAQLHQIQKEKADLENQRSRLSASNEEQKLKIASSDQEANQRKREIEQLKQRVQTNARGAASQPQLDQLKAQLATARQESAAATAKAKAAEDKFNQTRQLAIKYRNENTELKKLAEAPPGEGDPCAARLKLQFDDFTAKINDYKTEIENLNMKVLRMGILEKSLKNTNDQINQLKQENLKLTENIRMAQLQSVSATDVESKPGPSSASKSVSSIRQTPTKVLDPLSSAAKQPNEPDQTTGLKTSQQPPSFAAKRPSFAPTPTSQQKVSPVKRPIPPSIPNEPLDIIPPVPSDNIPDPTPPTNSFGTVLPVPHTFQTSVRVPTQSLFSSSSTTTVQPQPEKKNVLPSIDSAPSTPGGNSSMVTTTSSMAPGQSIFGNIGNVPVPTTAPTDNLALPEESVIEGSAGQSSLVSGSIDQRKVQDIDLVANDGESRDSTNVGGVSSSDVRRKRTANDFELSEAKRLRESPNETVTSSETRQQSNVADIPELDDDDGVLGMEHEVSDEDPNDNTIQEQRPDVIDLENDEEVLEDEMDEEEDDDSFGNDEEFEDEEEIPEDDDDDDVVVLSDGDDEPANDNDEESLNDIDDDDGIEEIEMVEESNNRDIEEVLGGEDSQPSLDDQDREAASAVEEAEDEGRDPLGTIDEPSAPADPTGAAGIGSSGRMGQDVQRVRLPTGLRDAEREDQCSSRFFSNETNDERPAERLTARNLARMQRPTRGAKPTRGVYTPARGNRGGRGGGTA, from the exons ATGGATGTGGATGCGCCACTTCAGGCGCCTGAACAACCGGTCGCAGACGCTGACGATGAAGAAGCTAACTGGGAAATGGAAAAAGCCGAAATGAAACGGATTGAGTTCAACCAAAATCGGGAACTGACCGATATGCGTGAGCGTGTGGAAGACGTATCGCGATCGAACAGTCGAATGCTGGAAGAACTTACTCGTCATGCGGCTGAAATTAAAGAGCATATAAACAGACAAAGGGTTCTGGAATCAACGCGAAATGAGCTTACTGACAAGAAT TTGGAGTTGGAAACTGTAGTTTctcgtttgaaaattgagaaggaAGAACGGGACGCCGCTGTTGTTAACGCCACAAAGTTGGCACAAACTGCTCAAGTCGAGACATTTGCTCTGAAAGATGAAATAAAGAAGCTAACCAACGAGCAAGCAAGTTTAAGACACTCGAAGGAAGCTCTTGAAAAAGAAATCCAAGGAATTCAG TTTGAACGACAAAAATATGCCACAGAACGTAGTCTTCACGCTGAATCAAAAACGTGGCTCATGCAAGAGGTTTCAGAGCGGGACAACAAAGTTTCCTCGCTTCGTCTCGAACTCAGCAATAAAGATATACAAGGCGCCAATGAACGTTTGCAGTATGTTCAACAGATCAATCTTCTCAACTCACAGGTCgagaatttgaatgaaaaacttGACATGCTCAAGTTTACAAATGCCGATTTGATTAAAAGAATGGAAAAC ACTGAACTATCGAAGGTTTCTGAAATCGCTAATTTGGAAGAGGAAATTCGATGCCAAACTGAACTTCAACGAGTCATGAAATCGTCAATGGAAGAGTCGAAAAATGCTGCTGATCTTTTCAAAGACCAACTCGAGGCTcaggaaaatgttttagttgAAGTTCGAAAAGTTCTCCAAGAGCACCAAGATGAAATGGAAAGAGAAAATCTTGCTCATGCAGATGCCATCAAACACCGCGATGAGGAGCTTGCACAAACTCGTGCAGAGTTAGTAAAGGTCACTGAGATGATGAAAAGTATGAGTGACGTGAAGTTGAATGTTTCTGAAGAGGAACTCTCTGAACTTGCTCCAGCTGCAGCTGAGACTGTTCGATATTTGAGAGGAGGTCAATCGCTCAGTAGTCTTGTACTTGAACATGCTCGTGTTCGTGGAAAGCTGACAGAAGTTGAAGAGGACAATGTGAATCTTCGGAATACACTTGAGGAACTTTTGGAAACAATTGATCAAAACAAGCCACAGATGATTTCGCAGAAGATGGTGACTGATGAGTTGTTTGACAAAAACAACAGATTCGAAAAACAACTTGATTTGGCGGAATCAGAACGGAGACAATTGTTGAGCCAACGGGACACTGCTCAACGTGATCTTGCTTATGTTCGGGCAGAGCTGGAAAAGTATCAGCGCGATTATGAATTTGTCTCAAAACGA AACGCGGAATTGCTGTACGCTGTTGAACGTCAAAGCAGAATGCAAGATCCAAACTGGAGTGAACAAGCTGATGAGcaacttttccaaaacatcGTCCAACTACAACGACGAAACGTAGAGCTCGAGTCAGACATTGAGAATGCTAAAGCAAGTGCTGCACAAGCTGCTATAAACGCCCAAAGTGAAGAAATGGCACAACTTCGTGCCGATCTTGCTGTAACCAAGAAATCGGAAGCTGAGTTGAAAACTAAGGTGGAGCAAACAAAGGCTGCATTCGACAGT TTGAAAGAACGAACTGAGCATTTCAAGGAATTGGTCAGAGACAGTGTCACTGCAGCTGAAGCGAGAACAGCTCGCTTGAGAGCGGAAGAAGCTATTGCTGCGAAGGTTGTTGCTGATGCTACTATCGAGCGTTTGAGGACCCAGGCGGAAGATTACAAGGCAGATCACCTCCGTCGAGAGCAAGACCTTGAGCAGAGAATCAGGAATACAGAGGCAAACATTGCTAGTGTTACAGAAACTAACATTAAGCTGAATGCGATGCTTGATGCTCAGAAAACCAACACAGCTTCAATGGATCAGGAGTTCAAATCAGCTTTGAAAgagaaggaaaatattttcgaagaGCTAAAGAAGGTCACCGCAGTCAATGCAGAAAATGAACAGCGTCTCGTTGATTTAGGAAGACAAACGCTCGAAGCAGTTGAACAAGCTGGAAGTCTACG AGTTCGAGTAAGGTCATTGGAGGATGAACTACAAAGTGCGCGAACTGAAATAAATTCTCTCCAATTCACTGCAAACGGGCAAAGAAATATTctcgaaaaagaagaacaagtG agaatgtcAGTTGTTGAAATGGCGAATTTCCTCTCACGCGTAGAAGCTGAGAGACTTACTCATGCAAATACTCAACTAGATGTTCTTCGTCTTGAACGAGACAGCTTGAAAGCTTCAACAACTCGCTTGAGTGATCAGCTTACTCATACTAAGAATGAATCGAAGCTTGTACAACAGCGATTGGAGAAAGAATTAGAAATTGCGAGACAACGACTTTCCGAGAAAGAAACTCAAGTAACCCGCGATGAGATGGAGCTTGCAGATCTCAGATCGAAACTGGCCTCGATGCATAGTCAATATACTGGATCAGATGCGTCTGGTATGACTCCGGATCGTTTGAAGAGAGAGTATATGCAATTGAAGACTCGAACCCAATTCTTGGAAAGTGAGCTCGATGATGCTAAACGAAAGCTCTTGGAATCTGAGACTACTCAGAAACGAATGGATGCTGAACACGCAAT ctCTGCTTCGCATAACACTGTCCTAGAAGAGAATCTGAAACAATCTGAACAAATGGGAGTCATGGAGAAGGAAAGATTGGTAGCCAaggcaaaatgttttgaaga CCGTTCTAAACAACTTGCTGAGTCTCTTGaacaaaaccagaaaaaacTCGATGAACTTCGTTCAAAGAATGATGAGCAACTTTTTGCACACGAGAGAGAAACAAACGAGCTTCGTCGTCAGCTTCAAGTTGCTTCTCTTAACTTGGATGGCGTTAGAAGAGAACTCGAGGTGGTCAACAACAATTTGATAAGTATGCAGAATGAAGCTACCAGAAATTCATCGGCGTTGGAGCAACATACAACAATCGTTCGTCAATTTGAAGATAGAATCACTGAAATTGAATCTGCTAATCTTCGTCTTCAAACCGAATTGAACAATAAGTGTGCCGCTCTTGTGGCCGAGTCGACGGCTAAGCGTGAGGCTGATCAGATGATAGAGCACGCCGAAAGGCTActtcaaaagaaaactgaagaaCTCAATAGtattgaagaagaaaatcgtcaaaaacAAGCTGAGTATGACGAGAAACTTGCTCAATTATCTCTTCAGTATGAATCG ttgtCCGCGAATCTCACGAATCAAAACACAACGATGGAGGTAAAGGTCAACACTGACGGTTCATCAAGTACAGTGGAAAATCTTCAATCGTTGTTACAATTCGTTCGTCAGTCAAAGGATGAGGCTACATCAAGAGCAATGACGGCTGAAGTTGAAATGCGCAGATTGCGAGCTGAAACTGCAGAATACGAAAGAGGACGTAATGAACTTTTGCGAAAGATTCGGGACTTGGagacagaaaaaattgcaacgACGGCTGCCTTAGTAGAGAAAGCAAGCTTAATGGAAAAGATTCAAGCATTAACTGACGTTCATAATATCAATGCGAAATTGACTGAAGAGAAAACCAAATTACAAGCACAGCttcatcaaattcaaaaagagaAAGCGGACCTTGAAAATCAAAGATCACGTCTTTCCGCTTCGAATGAAGAACAGAAGCTCAAAATTGCATCGTCAGATCAAGAGGCAAATCAAAGAAAACGTGAAATTGAACAGCTGAAGCAACGTGTTCAGACTAATGCAAGAGGAGCAGCTTCTCAACCTCAATTGGATCAATTGAAGGCGCAATTGGCCACAGCACGCCAAGAATCAGCAGCTGCCACGGCAAAGGCGAAAGCGGCAGA agACAAGTTCAATCAAACTCGCCAGCTTGCCATTAAATATCGCAACGAG aatacgGAGTTGAAAAAACTTGCTGAGGCTCCTCCTGGTGAAGGTGATCCATGTGCTGCACGCCTCAAGCTACAATTCGATGATTTCactgcaaaaattaatgattACAAGACAGAGATAGAGAATCTGAATATGAAAGTTCTTCGAAtgggaattttggaaaagagtTTAAAGAATACAAATGATCAGATAAACCAactgaaacaggaaaatttgaaattgacgGAAAACATTCgg ATGGCCCAATTGCAATCCGTGTCTGCAACAGATGTTGAATCAAAACCTGGACCATCGTCAGCTTCAAAATCTGTATCGTCTATCAGACAAACTCCAACAAAAGTTCTCGACCCGTTGTCGTCTGCAGCCAAGCAACCGAATGAGCCAGATCAAACAACTGGACTGAAAACATCTCAGCAACCACCATCGTTCGCTGCCAAGAGACCTTCGTTCG CTCCAACGCCAACTTCTCAGCAAAAGGTTTCTCCGGTAAAACGCCCAATCCCACCATCAATTCCCAATGAACCTTTGGATATTATTCCTCCAGTTCCGAGTGACAACATTCCAG ATCCAACTCCACCAACTAACAGTTTCGGAACTGTTCTTCCCGTTCCACATACATTCCAAACATCTGTTCGTGTTCCTACTCAATCTCTCTTCTCATCTTCGTCTACAACTACAGTCCAGCCACAACCGGAGAAGAAAAATGTACTTCCAAGTATTGATTCAGCTCCAAGTACACCAGGAGGTAATTCTTCTATGGTTACCACAACTTCTTCCATGGCCCCAGGGCAATCAATTTTCGGAAACATCGGGAATGTACCG gtCCCGACTACAGCACCAACTGACAATCTTGCTCTTCCAGAAGAAAGTGTAATTGAAGGATCTGCAGGTCAGAGCAGTTTGGTTAGTGGAAGCATCGATCAACGGAAGGTTCAAGATATTGATCTCGTAGCTAATG atggtGAATCACGTGATAGCACAAATGTTGGAGGTGTATCCAGCTCTGATGTTCGTCGCAAAAGAACTGCAAATGATTTCGAGTTGAGTGAAGCCAAGCGCTTGAGAGAAAGTCCAAATGAAACAGTCACAAGTAGTGAGACTCGACAACAAAGCAACG ttgccGATATTCCAGAGCTAGATGACGATGATGGTGTTCTTGGTATGGAGCATGAAGTCAGTGATGAAGATCCGAATGATAATACAATTCAAGAACAACGGCCGGATGTTATTGATCTGGAAAATGATGAAGAAGTTCTTGAAGATGAAATGGACGAAGAGGAGGATGATGATAGCTTCGGAAATGACGAAGAATTTGAGGATGAAGAAGAAATTCCTGAAGATGACGACGACGATGATGTTGTTGTCCTATCCGATGGAGATGATGAACCAGCAAATGATAATGATGAAGAGAGTCTCAATGATATTGATGACGACGATGGTATTGAGGAGATCGAGATGGTTGAAGAATCAAACAACCGTGATATTGAAGAAGTTCTCGGAGGAGaag ACTCGCAACCATCACTTGATGATCAAGATCGTGAGGCAGCTTCTGCTGTTGAAGAGGCTGAAGACGAAGGGCGTGATCCATTAGGAACTATTGACGAGCCGAGTGCACCCGCTGATCCTACTGGTGCCGCTGGTATTGGTAGCTCTGGAAGAATGGGCCAAGACGTGCAGAGAGTTCGGCTTCCAACGGGGCTTCGTGACGCCGAAAGAGAGGATCAATGTTCGAGCAG atttttcagtaatGAAACAAACGATGAGCGACCAGCTGAACGTTTAACTGCTCGCAATCTCGCTCGTATGCAACGTCCAACCCGTGGAGCTAAACCAACTCGTGGAGTTTATACGCCTGCTCGTGGCAATCGAGGAGGTCGTGGAGGTGGAACCGCTTAA